The following coding sequences are from one Thamnophis elegans isolate rThaEle1 chromosome 5, rThaEle1.pri, whole genome shotgun sequence window:
- the DMRTA2 gene encoding doublesex- and mab-3-related transcription factor A2: protein MELRSEMTSVPTAPSAVPPSSVAAAAAAAAAASLPVSVAGSLLRGPPLLLRAAEKYPRTPKCARCRNHGVVSALKGHKRYCRWKDCLCAKCTLIAERQRVMAAQVALRRQQAQEENEARELQLLYGTAEGLALAAANGIIPPRPAYEVFGSVCSADGSSGGSEVKLQKFDLFPKSLLTSRSVTPQQNKTLSPDGTDDAPGTSSPEPTRHNCGSGSENGDGESSVSSPVSKDAKDGSGGGGAEEESTGSISPLGSDSGCSEAERDEVGAPSPGLAVAAAAAVAGSSRQQRTPLDILTRVFPAHKRSVLELVLAGCGGDVVQAIEQILNNHHHHHRAAGGSPGRALSAASGLSSVGPDKAGDESWARAPGDAPGTLGGLQPSSAAGTSHHRPLLAGAMTPAIGALGSRSAFSPLQPNATHFGTTAEAGAYPLGTHLSLSPLRLAYSAAAAHSRGLAFMTPYSTAGLMPTLGFRPPMEYAFSDLMRDRSAAAAAAAAATAAAASAHKEQAYPNGLYGPLVNSAPDKQ from the exons ATGGAACTGAGGTCTGAGATGACCAGCGTCCCCACGGCGCCCTCTGCGGTGCCCCCCAGttcggtggcggcggcggcggcggcagcggcagcggccaGCCTGCCGGTGAGCGTAGCCGGGAGCCTTCTGCGAGGCCCGCCGTTGCTCCTGCGAGCTGCCGAGAAGTATCCGCGTACCCCCAAGTGCGCTCGCTGCCGCAACCACGGCGTGGTGTCTGCGCTTAAGGGCCACAAGCGCTACTGCCGCTGGAAGGACTGCCTGTGCGCCAAGTGCACGCTGATCGCCGAGCGGCAACGCGTCATGGCCGCCCAGGTGGCGCTACGGCGGCAGCAGGCTCAGGAGGAGAACGAGGCCCGCGAGCTGCAGCTGCTCTATGGCACGGCCGAGGGGCTGGCCCTGGCCGCGGCCAACGGCATCATCCCCCCGCGGCCCGCCTATGAAGTCTTCGGTTCCGTGTGCAGCGCCGATGGAAGCTCGGGGGGTTCAG AAGTCAAGCTGCAGAAATTTGACTTGTTCCCCAAGTCGCTTCTCACCAGCCGCTCCGTGACTCCTCAACAGAACAAGACTTTGTCGCCGGATGGGACGGACGACGCGCCAGGCACCTCATCCCCGGAGCCGACTCGACACAACTGTGGCTCGGGCTCGGAGAACGGCGACGGCGAGTCCTCCGTCAGCTCGCCAGTCTCCAAAGACGCCAAAGACGGCAGCGGGGGCGGCGGAGCCGAGGAGGAGAGCACAGGCTCCATCAGCCCACTGGGCTCCGACTCGGGTTGCTCTGAGGCAGAACGGGACGAAGTGGGCGCTCCCTCGCCTGGTTTGGCTGTTGCTGCCGCGGCCGCCGTAGCGGGGAGCAGCCGGCAGCAGCGGACGCCGTTGGACATCCTGACGCGCGTGTTTCCCGCACACAAGCGCAGCGTGCTGGAGCTGGTCCTGGCCGGCTGCGGCGGCGACGTGGTGCAGGCTATCGAGCAGATCcttaacaaccaccaccaccaccaccgggcAGCAGGCGGCAGCCCAGGCCGAGCACTTTCCGCCGCCTCTGGACTTAGCTCGGTAGGGCCGGACAAGGCGGGCGACGAGAGCTGGGCGCGGGCTCCTGGAGACGCGCCAGGGACCTTGGGTGGCCTGCAGCCTTCGTCGGCTGCCGGCACTTCGCATCACCGCCCTCTTTTAGCCGGCGCCATGACCCCGGCCATCGGCGCGCTGGGCAGTCGCTCCGCCTTCTCCCCTCTGCAACCCAACGCTACCCATTTCGGGACGACGGCTGAGGCCGGCGCCTACCCCTTAGGCACGCACTTGAGTTTGAGCCCGCTGCGCCTGGCTTACTCTGCCGCAGCGGCGCACAGTCGCGGCCTGGCCTTCATGACCCCTTACTCCACGGCGGGGCTAATGCCCACGCTGGGCTTCCGGCCGCCTATGGAGTACGCCTTCAGCGACCTCATGCGGGACAGATCggccgcggcggcggcggcggcggctgctaccgccgccgccgccagcgcGCACAAGGAGCAGGCGTACCCAAATGGCCTTTACGGGCCCTTGGTGAATAGCGCCCCAGACAAACAGTAG